The Venturia canescens isolate UGA chromosome 7, ASM1945775v1, whole genome shotgun sequence genome segment AtctgcatgaaaaaaaaaatgagaaaaaacagcaaaagATGGACgggtaaagaaaaaagtgaggggACTTAACGAGATGACGTAGACGAATCACCGTAACCCAATTCGTACGAGTCATATTAGATTTTGGTTAAAATTTAATGGTAGCAATGAAATGTTTTGATGtatcaaatagaaaaattatgcTGCTGTGCACGTGTCGAGTGGGGAATTGGAATGAGAATTTTGTCTTCACAATGGGATTTCTCAGCGTACGAAAACTCTAACGTTAGTTGCTAATGGTCTCGTGTTTATTGTTGACTCACCTGAAACGTCCGTTATTGCCGCTTGGCGGTGGCGATCGTCTGCTGAACATTCCGTAATCGTTGCCTCGTGAGAAAGCACTGTCACGCATGGTTCCCATACCTAGAGCAGCAGGCATAGGAGGCATTGGTGGGAAATCACGTCCGCGCATGGTACTACTACTGCCCATGTCACGAGGTCCTGTCATACCCGAAAACCGCCTTTCGTAGAGATCTCTCGTGTCCTCGAATCCTCTCCTGTCGTAATAGCTGTCGTAGTCCTGCTCGACCGATAATACCAtattgccgttaaaataaattCGCACTAGattctttgaaatttatttcctgatcacaaatatttttgtttcgatcgaaGCACATTCTTCCAAATCACAACAAAGTTATTCGACTATAAAAATTGTAATGGAACGAACAGTGCATCAGGTTTTTCCATTTACTTTAATAATGAATGACGAGGAATACTTACTCCAAAGCGACCACCACCCATGAGTCTGTCCCTGAGGAAaggcggtggtggtggtggaggATACGGGTCTCGTCCAAACATTCTGTCCCTGAAACCATTTCTGTCCGGACCGCCTCCACCCATGCCTCCCTTTGGACACTCTTTTGACCAATGTCCACCGCGTCCGCATCGGTAACATTGCTCGGGGTCGCCCATTCCAGGCCTCTGTCTGACCCGACTGGTTGACACTTGTACTTTCATTGGCTGTCCGTCGACGATCATACCATTGAGCTCCTTGATAGCATCGTTTACATCACCAGTTGCCTCGAGATGTACGAAACCGTAATTTCGAACAATATCACATTCGACGACCGTTCCAAATTTCGCGAAAAGTTCGCGAACTTGAGGAGCCTTGGTATTATCGGTTAAATTTCCAACGAATATTTTCGTTGTTGGTGTATTTGGCCCTTTTCGGCTCTTAGCAGCCTCACATTTTATCGGCTGGCCGTGAACCAGCGAGCTGTTCAGCTTTTGAATGGCATCCCTGCCGGCCTCTTCGTTCTCCATGTGCTGTTACAAGTTCAAAGTTATTATTTCTTCGAAACCTTCAATTTTTTGCTAATTTAAACACTGAAGACTTTCGATGTCCATTTCAACACTCAAGTTCTTGAGTTTTCcagtttttacaattttacaataaaGAGCAATTTCCAAGTCTTACCACAAAACCATAGTTTTTAACGACATCACATTCCACGACttttccatacttttcgaaCAAAGGTTTTATGTCTGCGTTTGAGGTCTTATCGGCAAGATTGccaatgaagattttgaatgTTCCGACACTGCTAAAACCTGGCATTTTGGCTCGTTCTGAAACCTTCACAggcaagaaaatattgaaataggTTACGAGACTGAATCGGATTCAGCTATTGTTCAACTTCCGGCTGAGCATGGAGAAAACTTTTCTAAGATTTagctgaaaatacaatagGAAATTTTGCTATGAATTTATAAAGGTAAATAACCTTTGTTACATTCCGACGTTGCAAAGTGAAAATCAGGCCCGATAATGAAACTCATCAAGAAACAATCACAAATGTTACACTTTTAAGAAAATCAGAGAGTTTCTTAGCACTTTgttaatttcaaattcattaattCAATGTTTCTATAATTGGGACGGTGGTAGGGGTAATTCACATACGACAGGAAATGAAcgcaatgacgctgaagtttgctaatttggagtccaacgaaataatctgATAAAAGTCTCCAACAATtctagtaattctccaattttgttacctgcctaatttgcaattcgtagatTTTCAgtcaccaatgattcgtgaaataaaaaattggtgaattgcaaATGCTATTTTCGTTAATATCGTTGAACTTCAGTGCGGTCGCAGACAAGGTTTTGTCCATCAAGGATTTCAGATCCAACAATAATAATCCTATTGATGATTTCAATATATGCGTGTACGAGTATAAtgtaatcacaaataaactgaATACGCacaaattttctattattttgatCGTACCCTGAACATGCAAAACAACGGTTTAGTGTAAATAGTGTTCCTGGCGCGCGATACTTCAATGGCGTGAAGTGTTGCacgtgaaaatgaaattctagaaaaattgaaatagtaTTATTCATGGATGATGCAACAAAATCAACGTGCAACAAACAATTGACTTCACATCAAATTGAATGCTGTATTGTTTCTATTTTCGTTTACAACCAGGAGTGATGATAAAATTAACTGCATCCCGGGAACAAGGACGCCGGCCGCTATGATAAAATGGCGTCCCGGTGTGAGAAATCTCTCAATTTTAGTTAGGAAAAGATAATAATATCCGGGCATTCAGTCACACGATAATTACGTACCTTCGAACTTCACGTGAATTCACCgctaatgataaacgatgttTCAATCGTTTTAACACtatggaacaaaaaaaactgcgATAAATTTGTCGGGAAATGCCAAAGAGACGCTTACGAGATGGAATTTTCCGTAAAATGAATGAGCGCGCAAAGCAAGAATGACGCAGCGGCTAGAGCAACGGCGTAAATTCCTGCTCCGAAACTGTCTACCTCCTGCCCCTCGAGATTCGGCGATTGGACCAGCGACGGCCATTTTTATTGTAGCAAAGTACTCAaataaattactttttttggaTCAATTGTTATCGTGGACCTGATGTTTCGGGTTCGAAATGcgtacatattttttatacaaGCCGGTAATTAGGAAGAAATGGCTGCAGTTAAAATTAGCCGTATAGCATGTTGCGACAAAAATACATACGAAAGAATGCCAACAAATAATGATGAGTAACTATCTCGGAATAAACGGAGTAATATTGTTTCGGATTTCACTCGCCCAGACAAATCATTATCAGATTCTCACTTTTTTAGGGAAGTTTGGATATAACCTAAAAGAGGAGAGTAACGATGGGATTTTCGCATACACAGAATGGCTCATTTCGAGCAGAAATGTGGTCTCCACTGCTGTGAATGTATTTACGCATCAGAGAAAACAAACGTATCATGGATACATTAGGAAATTGACACTTTGTTATGCGACGAATATACGATACTGAAATattcatgaaagaaaaaactggtCATCGGACGAGGCCAAGTAGTCAATGGCGTGACCGCCGCGTCGAAAGATCTGGGTCTTTCGGAATTTTGCGTATTTCAATAAAACCAACGATAGCTATTACGCTTTAAAAATCACGATCGACTTATTTCGACGTCGTTTCCGCGTGcacaatttattttataataattatcaCGTGTACTTACCAAGTCAGTGTTTTCGTTAAGCTACCAGTGTATTAAAATACGACGCGAACCGACACGCTTCCCGACGATGAAAATGGCAACGCGTAACAGACCGGAATCTGCGGCGTCTGCGGCGTCTCTCGCTAACTTCTCACTCCCACTCTCACTTCAGTGTAGCCAACCACTGAACAAATAAAACGGACAACGCCTCTCGCGGTGAATTCGCGAAATTACTCggctcttcttcttcttcacttGCGCGAAGTTGTCTGTCTGCAAGGCGACCGCATGCATGTTTTTGGTTACAAATTCGATacataattttcatttgtttctatTATTATTgctataaatattgaattgaTTTCAATCATAAGTGGTAACCAAGATTTATAAGTGTTATGAGACAACGGTGAAGGTATgtggatttttcaaattgtactTTTTTGAGGGCCATGAGCATAAAACCGGGATCTcttattttgttaaataaatggatcggaaaaaagaaaagacacacaaattgaaaaaggtgATATCATTTAATActcgttaaaaatataaattttattattcacgaTTGCACTGGCGCAATCATGGATCTTTCTAAAGTTTTTTCCTTGTTGTTTGTTTAGTTCGCTTTCGCgttagtttgtttttttctttcaaattttttcggtCATGGACTAAAAACAACATTTGTTACACATTCGTACATTTCACTAGCACACTAGAACATATCCGGTTCCTTATAATAATACAATTTACAAATTGGTAATTCACGGGTGGTGCTCAAAGCTGAGCAGCCAATGAATTAATTAACAATGAGTCAAGTATGCGCTGCTCGTTAGAACATTTGCCAGAGGATACCCATGCACTCACCTATTTCGTAGATTCGTTAGTTCAAATATTAACAATAACACTCTTGAGCCACTGACCTAATCCATTAGGCCCTCCGTTATCAATTATGAataatttcatctttttgtTGCACCGTGTAgctatttttctcacattttacCTCTCCTCTTTCTCGCATCGATACTCCCCTCTtcgattattcaaatttcCTAAATATTTTTGctaaatatttcgttttttttgcaGTACTTTTGATAATTTCTTTGTCGAATGATATCATGAGAATCACACTTCAACAGTGTGCAATATTGCGAGGATATGCCAATTATGAAAGTTAATCAACGATTAGGCCAAATTAAACGACCCAAATGGATCAGTGATATTTAgttatttttctattcaattttcttatcttttttttctcagctcGTGATaagtttgaacataatttCTGAAGTGACATACGATTGCGTTATACTTGTAACGAACGAAATTACTCAGAATAATTTGTAATCAAGAGTCTGAATTCCAGTATACATCTAAATCCTTGAAAGATCctgctcgaaatttttaaaatttcataaactatatcgtttttcataatttttctttatattctAACGATATTGCGAGAAACTAGGAATATTATTGTTACAGTATCAACAATGAATAGTGATTCAACAAATTGCCAATACAATTAAAACTGATAAAACAATAAaacataataaaatgaataaaacaattgaaCGAAAGATGGTGAACCGAAGATGATTAACATTGCAATGTCGTTGATAATGAGACTATTGCTTAGAAATAGAAACAAGGATtgataattatttcaattgCTCGATGTACTTTTGTCCGAACAAACTTCTTGGCTCCATCATGTACACGTTTCTTCCATCGATAAACCTCATTCTCACAATTACAATATTTAAATCTTCAGTACTCAGTCTTGTTCTGACTGCAGTCTGTTTACAAAGTTATAGAGATATTTACAGCGggtgaaattatttacagagGGAAATAACTCGCTCGCAATCGTCCTTCGTATTCGCCATGAGAGAACAAGAATAAAAACAACGTgtcgaaaaattcttgaccCCGGTAGAAACAAATTCAAAGCTGTAATGTCGTCGTGCTCAAGGAAAACGATAAggtcatgaaaatatataattagTTATATACAAGATGAATTAAATGTGGGTAATATCGAAAAGGGAGTCGACATCATGACGCTTACGAAGATTGAACAATAGCGAGAACGAAAAtgtacacacgcgcgcacacacacacacacacacacacacacacgcatatATACATGCGTATGTATGTATTTTTATCATACATACGTATTTATATAATATTCAGACGTGCAGTCAGCAAGTATGTACAAGAGAGGAAGTTTCTTCTCCGTCGAAtattgaagaagaaattaataACACATACCGATTaaagtaataaaaagaaaataataaaaactaatTAAAACCAATGTTCACTAGCACTACACGATCTTGATGGCGTTGTCGATGTGTAACTTtgacattgtttttttcacgcgTAACGCTGTTAATCGCACAGCCGGATTTCCGTGCCAGCACTCTATCATTAATTTGCTCAGAGCAAACAGGacctgaaaaatatatttgaggTTATTACAggttaaaaatgttttatcgaaatatttgaatatttttaagcCCAAGCCGGGGCTTGTTCGGTGGTCGAAAAAGGTTTCACGAATGATTCACAGGGCTTCAATGAATTCGGATTTCGGGCTACTTTCCTTGGGCTATCTTGGACAGTTGGGAgctgacgaaaaaaacgtaaatcgTAAAATTGTGTAATGAGGTCAAAACGTAAAATTAATCGGGTGTTAAAGTTATGGAATTTAGAGACAAAAGTTCGGTGGGTGCTTAACTTTTTAAGGACGGGAATTTTTAGGCTCTAATCGACctttttttacacgaaatttgtgCACAATATCAATGAGTTTTTAAGTTCTGGAATTGAGACACAAATTTGGTGGGTGATTAACCTTTCAAGGACGGGGATTTTTAGGTTCAAATCGACCTTTTTTCACACGAAATTTGTGCAtaatatcgatgaatttttcaagtggagTACCCCCAACCAAACCAGCGCTCGATATCTCGACCAGGTGAATAAAGTGGGCATTTACCGGATCGTGTTCCCATCTCGACGGAATGATTGGCCTTAGCCTCTTGACGCATACGGCTAGTCTCATGTCCTCGAAGTCAGGATCACTGGGTACGACATCGTGATAAGGGAGAGCGTAGGGCTCGGCAGTACTGACTTTACCACCGGTAACGCATCGCCTGCAAACCTCCCACAGTACGAGCCCGACGGAGTACATATCGGCCATCTTGAAGGCATCGAATGAGGACGTGTTCAAGCTCTCGTCGAGGACCTCCGGCGCCATGTATCTCCTCGTCCCCACTCTTGTGTTCGGCGCTATGTCGATCTCGCCGCTTTCGctgtaataaaatttcaaaagaatacGACGTTAAAAGAATGTACAGCGAATCGTATATaaacgataaataattgataaatCGAATAGTCCTGTCGTTCTACTTGTAAACCGCCTCGATTAATTATTCATAAGTCTCTCGATTTACTCGAGAAACAAGTCCCTTGAAAAACCGCGAGGGATAAGGAATCtctgaagtaaaaaaaaaaaaaacaacaaccaACAAATCACACTCGTGAGAGACAAACACGAATGACGAAACAAAACTGCTTGCCGGTTATAGAACGATTACTTATGGATATTCAATCGATGCCGATAGACGTAGCGgtcgaaggaaaaataaactttcatcGTCCACCGATATTATACGaataaaattctatttttGTGCTCAATTTGTCAAAATTCCGGAATCTAAAATGACtaatgaaaaaacgtgataatGTGATAAATTATTAATGCAAAAACAGAATTCAAATGATCCTGAGACAAAGTATCTTAGTCAAAATATCTTAATAAAAACACAATGTGcttgatttgaaaatatcctACACTAAGAAGACTGAATGTCTCTGATATTTTATATgtaatatttatgaataaaaacaatgtaaataatattgtttgttttgtgtgtgcgtgtgcgtgtgtgtgtgtaacaataaaattgtataaaacgatgaaaaaaacgattaaacAAAATTATAGAGGAGTCTCAGGATATTTCGTCCCGGACATTTTGTCGTGGGACCAATAGTCACGTAAGCCTCGTGGCCAGAAGCGTCTGACGAAGCACGATTGTAGATCGTTGATGTTCTCACCTTATAAATCTAACAGCAAGACCAAAGTCAGCAAGAGCGCACTCGCCATTTCTTTTGACAAGAATATTCCGGCTTTTTATGTCTCTGTGAGCGATGGCCGGTTTGCCTCTGGTGCCGAATATTTCGGTATGAAGATGAGCAATACCGGAAGCGATGGATAGGCAAATGGCGAGTAAGCTGGGATGATCGAGTACGGTGGTTTGTAGATAATCGTGAAGAGATCCGCGCTCGTGATAATCGGTGATTAGTAACATCTGGGTCCAGGAGCCGGTGCCTTTGATATCGGCGGCGATGAAGCCGAGTATGTTGTCGTGTCTCATGAGGACGGTCTGATAGATTTCCGTTTCACGGAACCACGAGGCTTCCTCAAGGGTGAAAAATACTTTAACCGCAACTTTTTCGCCTCGCCAACGAGCCAGCCAAACCTCGCCGTACCGTCCTTTGCCGACGCACTGCGAAAGGGCCAATTGCTTCGCAATCGTCCGCTGCACGAGCAAGGGCAGACCCGAGCCCGAGCCGCTGCTCTGCTCGATGAGGTCCTTCAGAGTCCCCTGCGACGGGACCAAGCAAGGCCCGCGCTCTTTCCTTCTGTATCTTctgtatattattatcatcgcTATGCTGAAAACGATGAGGCAAACGGAGAGCGTAGCAGCGAGTATTACGAGCGGCACGCCGGAACCGAGCGCGATTGGATCCGGCGGCGGCGTTGGACGCGGCTGATATTCGGGGAATAAGTTCTTATTGCACAGCGCTGTCGTGTTGCAGCACATTATGCTTTTGCCCTGCAAGTGGGGCACGAGGTAGCCCTTGCATTGCATAAATCCCTGCTCGTCCGGGGGCAAACAGCCGAACGAAAACTCCGGCACGTATTCCCCGATCTCCGAGTCCCACACTTCTTCGACTGCACTGAAGCAGTGTCCGCCGGGACGTCCCTCGCAGGTACCATTTTGCCGGTCGTCCGGACAGTGTCCCTCGCAGTAACAAGTTATCGCGTTAGCTGTAACACgtcgaaataatttattagTCAAAAATCGACATgaccatttttcattcgaatcatCGATCATTTAAACGTACAGACATTTTTAGCCTCTCGACTGTtggaatatgagcaaaaataatccaaCAGCGTAGTAATAAAACTTTGtattaaacaatacacatGAGAGCGTGCTCGCAGTCCTATAAGTTTGTTTATAAAACCAATATAGAGATCAAGAAAGAGGTCGACGACGCGACGAGGCCCTTTGTCGTTAGAGTACGACGCTGAATTTTGCAACGTTAGAGCTCAACgaagtgaacgaaaaaaagatttgtaattcaccgattacttatttcacgaatcattggtgtaggttgataaactacaaatttcaaattcgacaggaaacagtactggaattatttgagagcttttttttagatcatttcgttggatatATCTTAGACtaaagttcattgaataaaatatatataactgctctgcttaaactttgtgccatttatttcgaaatttgcttcCATAACCCAATATCGACTAATTATTATCTTCCTCTAGTAGCATCATATTGCAGGTGTTCGTCGGATACTAATTTCGAAAGAAAACTTATCGTCGTGTGATAAGAGATTGGACCGGCAGCCCCAGACCGATCGACCCAATAAGCTTTTTCGCGTGGGAGTCGCGCGAAAAGTTCGACTCTTTTTTTATCCCCTTGCATCGAGGCAGGGCGTGATCGAATGGTATTCGAGTGATACTTTCTCCGGGATTTACTGTTCCGGTATTGCGAGACGCGGATAAGCCGAGGGCACCGGCTGTATCGAATCGTTGAGCCTCGCGGATGTCGTAATCacgatttttcctcgaaagatacttttttttagttttttttttttgtttttttctgttaaaTTCCACGCATCGACTTGCTTTTAgtgtttcattgattttctCTAAAGCTCGCCACGAAAATGGGGCGAGAAGAATGAACCTGACAGCACGCTCGTTCCATTCTCGTTTTCTGCTCCACATGGTTTGGGACTCGATTGAGTTTTTAATAATAGCAAAACGGATATTCAACGCCGTAAAAATCGGTTTGACGGGAGTGGCTCTTCTCGAGAGTCTTCGCTATCGCGATAGATCCACTCGCTTCTCGCGAACGTCGAATGAGCGATTAAAAAAGCAATATAATACTCCAATGAAATACATTTATTAAGTTTAAGATCGATAGGCCTATAATTGGCGTCTGGTGAAGAGATGGAAAGAGGAGGCGGCGGGAACGCGCGCGAGACGTAGCCAGCGGGTCGCAGTGGAAGTTTCGCGCGTAGGCGAGAGAAAACGATGATCGCGTCGCGGCCCACGATATTCGTCGTGCGGCGTGCGTCGCGTCGAGGGCGGCCAGCCGCGAGTGAGATCGAGGAACGGAggcgaagtgaaaaaactatgtgaaaggagagaaaaataaataaaaataaggaaaataaaaatggaaaggaGGAAAGGGTGCGCCGAGCAAGTTGGGAAAACTCCAGCGATCCCGGGGGCGGATACTTCCGGTAATACGTCATCGGACTCGAGGCGTCTTAACGAACGAACAGATGAAGGGAAAAAACGATCAACGGGAAGCGAAGAAGATAAAATAGAAGTGCTGGAATCGACGAACGATTTACGTCGTATCGAAAACGGAGAAATTTTCGAGAAGATTTTAGTACGAATACGAAATTTATCGTTTCGAAGACACGCGGCGAGATCGAGACTTTAATGTCGCGAGAGCAGATAAGATCGGGTTTTTCGTGATATAAGCGACAGGAATTTGAGAATATCAGCCGAGATCTGAGAACGTCCGAGACACGCCTGGACCAAGTGAAAAGACGCGGTGTCAAGGATTCGGGGAGCGAAGGAATTTTCATCGCCGTAGCCGTAGAATCGCGTGCATGCGGGCCGACTCGAGAAATTAGCATCTCTCATGGAGCAAACGCGTTTGTGCTCTCTTGACGGCGAAGCTGAGACGAAGCGAACACGAGGATATGCGAGAGCTCAACAAACGAGTGACCGGAGAACGAAGGGACCGACTTAAACTGGCTAAAAGGAGGgagcaagagagagggaaGGGGAGAAAAACGATGGCAGTCTCGAAGGAGGCGCCAGGCCGACGTGAaacaagaatgaaaaaaaaggcggTAGAAGCCGCGAACCGATGGAACGAGGACTGAATGCAATGGGTAGGGTTTAATATGTCAAATAATCAAATTGTAGAACGATCgatgtttcgaaattttttccgttgttatatcagattggagaaaaataagtaatttcgAATTATTATTTCCGATCGACTGTCTAGCAAATAACgtgtttaaggagtttcggtacaggcgatacaatgttgccatgctaatccatgctaaaaaaattaaaaaattcaaaaagttcagaattttataaaatttggtgaacatattctttagtgccaaatttgacgacacaaattttttaagatttttcttctacacagttatcgagtaattgatcactaaagtttacgtgtataagcatagcgaaatctgctttaatgtgtaattactcgataactaagtagaagaaaattttgaaaaaatttgagttttcgcacttgatgttgaagaacattatcaccaaatttgatcaatttcttaatattttgacttctgtaccgaaactccttaaccgAATATTCCTTCCTTACATTcgtatttattcgaaaatatatatttcgatagttttcatttcgcatTCTATTTTAAGgggtttcggtacagaagtctaaatattcagaaatttatcaaatttggtgataatgttcttcaacatcaagcgCGAAAacaccaattttttcaaaattttcttctaactgtgtagaagaaaaatcttaaaaaatttgtatcgtcaaatttggcactaaagaatgtgctcaccaaattttataaaattctgaactttttggaattttttatgtttttagcatggtttagcatcggcaacattgtatcgcctgtaccgaaactccttaacagACCACACGCATTTCAAAAGTTCGTATTTTCGGAATCAAAATGGAGAGTTATTGTTTCAGAGATTGATCAGAAACTAgaatagcaaaaaatcgaaagtgaatttttcgagcccacAAAGCTTGGATGTGCAGAacagcgatggctcgaaaaggcgaaagtcaaaatggcgatgttcgaaattggagatcaccggtccgAGTAAGCGAGACCcgtgtattttgagctccgttgcatttctttattttcatcccTCGACTTTCTAACCCTGCCATTGACCGTTCGGCTTTTtgctctttcagaatttcAACCCCACCAATAATATTTAGTGTCTTTCGAtatcatattttcgaaatagtcCCAGTATTCGCAGTGTTGCTGATCGCTTCGAACTTTCAACTTtcaactttatttattttcgacattcaaagctctagtcgaattaaTCCGCCTCTAcattacgatgctgaagtttccaacgttggaatccaacgaaatgatctaaaaaactgtccaataattccagtgattctccaatttatttccagtcgaatttgtactttgtattttttcaatctacacaattatgattagtgaaataaaaaactgatggataaatcattttattttcattcatttcgttggactccaacgttggaaacttcagcgtcgtctctacattatcatacgaattttacAAGCTCGAGATTCAAGcccttcgaaattttagtcattctacCACTTCTTCCCCGACCTCTAATAAAAGGTTGAAACGCATAAAGTATGAGCGGGAAATGCGCGTTTGTGTATACAGAGTTTTCTCCTCGTCGGTTATTCGCTGCGCGCGTAGCGCCGCGAATTCTCTTTATCGCATAAGCTATACTAGGGCCCCAGCAAGCTCAGGCTTCTCTGCAACACACCCTCGCATCTATTTGCAAGATGACCACGTCTattaataaaacgatttaCGGGCACatgagcgagcgagcgagcgagcgcgcgcgcgtgtgtgtggaTTCGAACGCCGCTGTCCGGGCCGGAGAGTTGTGCAGTCTGTGCGTTACGATCTATGCGCTCGCCGGTCGAGGAATCGCGAGCGTTTTCTTCTCCCTCGTCCTGAGCCGCGGCCAGTCTGTCGCGTCGCGGTTACCATCGCGGGGCTAACAATACGACGCTCTGTAAGAGTTTTCTTTGAAGTTGAAGCGAGGGGGGGAGGAAGCGGCGACGGATCGTTGGACGAAACTCGGTGGAATCTTGTGCGCTTTCGGCCAGCTTCCTGCTCCGAACGCGCTGCTATGAATCCGTTCGAATTAATAAACTACATTGAACTGTCTCAACTCGGTTAAAAAGCAGAGTGGAAACTCCGAGGCGCGCAGGATTGACTGCAAAAAGCGAAAGACGGATCCCCAGTGTTTTTCCATCCGGACGAGAGACGCTGGAGCAACGAGGTTTAATGCTCCACGTCTCGTGTTCCCGCTTGAGCGCAGCGatcgagaaaaattgagaGGAAAGAGTGGTGGGGACGGGGTATAAAATAACGGCTCGTATTGCCCGGTCTTGCGGCGGTTTTCGAAGGCGAAACTTCGCACTCGATATCGATGATAGCAGCGTGCGGAGagcacgacgctgaagtttgcaacgttggagtccaacgaaatgaacgaaaaattaatttattattcaccaattttttatttcacgaatcattggaatgtaggttgaaaaattaaaaattgcgaATCCGGTAGGGAACCGAATTCGagattactggaattattcgagagttttttttagaacatttcgttggactccaacgttttgcaaacttcagcgacaTCGGAGAGCGATGGAG includes the following:
- the lark gene encoding RNA-binding protein lark isoform X10 encodes the protein MPGFSSVGTFKIFIGNLADKTSNADIKPLFEKYGKVVECDVVKNYGFVHMENEEAGRDAIQKLNSSLVHGQPIKCEAAKSRKGPNTPTTKIFVGNLTDNTKAPQVRELFAKFGTVVECDIVRNYGFVHLEATGDVNDAIKELNGMIVDGQPMKVQVSTSRVRQRPGMGDPEQCYRCGRGGHWSKECPKGGMGGGGPDRNGFRDRMFGRDPYPPPPPPPFLRDRLMGGGRFGVEQDYDSYYDRRGFEDTRDLYERRFSGMTGPRDMGSSSTMRGRDFPPMPPMPAALGMGTMRDSAFSRGNDYGMFSRRSPPPSGNNGRFRGMYEDFSRDSFEERSRPGLRGPSPSRRFAPY
- the lark gene encoding RNA-binding protein lark isoform X1 translates to MPGFSSVGTFKIFIGNLADKTSNADIKPLFEKYGKVVECDVVKNYGFVHMENEEAGRDAIQKLNSSLVHGQPIKCEAAKSRKGPNTPTTKIFVGNLTDNTKAPQVRELFAKFGTVVECDIVRNYGFVHLEATGDVNDAIKELNGMIVDGQPMKVQVSTSRVRQRPGMGDPEQCYRCGRGGHWSKECPKGGMGGGGPDRNGFRDRMFGRDPYPPPPPPPFLRDRLMGGGRFGVEQDYDSYYDRRGFEDTRDLYERRFSGMTGPRDMGSSSTMRGRDFPPMPPMPAALGMGTMRDSAFSRGNDYGMFSRRSPPPSGNNGRFSRGMYEDFSRDSFEERRTIGTADEDAHDLTYSTGYSSGYRTSYNTNYRTGYSTSDSPEYTTRYSTNKSSRTYSDLGY
- the lark gene encoding RNA-binding protein lark isoform X12, with translation MPGFSSVGTFKIFIGNLADKTSNADIKPLFEKYGKVVECDVVKNYGFVHMENEEAGRDAIQKLNSSLVHGQPIKCEAAKSRKGPNTPTTKIFVGNLTDNTKAPQVRELFAKFGTVVECDIVRNYGFVHLEATGDVNDAIKELNGMIVDGQPMKVQVSTSRVRQRPGMGDPEQCYRCGRGGHWSKECPKGGMGGGGPDRNGFRDRMFGRDPYPPPPPPPFLRDRLMGGGRFGVEQDYDSYYDRRGFEDTRDLYERRFSGMTGPRDMGSSSTMRGRDFPPMPPMPAALGMGTMRDSAFSRGNDYGMFSRRSPPPSGNNGRFRGMYEDFSRDSFEERRPGLRGPSPSRRFAPY
- the lark gene encoding RNA-binding protein lark isoform X5 is translated as MPGFSSVGTFKIFIGNLADKTSNADIKPLFEKYGKVVECDVVKNYGFVHMENEEAGRDAIQKLNSSLVHGQPIKCEAAKSRKGPNTPTTKIFVGNLTDNTKAPQVRELFAKFGTVVECDIVRNYGFVHLEATGDVNDAIKELNGMIVDGQPMKVQVSTSRVRQRPGMGDPEQCYRCGRGGHWSKECPKGGMGGGGPDRNGFRDRMFGRDPYPPPPPPPFLRDRLMGGGRFGVEQDYDSYYDRRGFEDTRDLYERRFSGMGTMRDSAFSRGNDYGMFSRRSPPPSGNNGRFSRGMYEDFSRDSFEERRTIGTADEDAHDLTYSTGYSSGYRTSYNTNYRTGYSTSDSPEYTTRYSTNKSSRTYSDLGY
- the lark gene encoding RNA-binding protein lark isoform X9, which gives rise to MPGFSSVGTFKIFIGNLADKTSNADIKPLFEKYGKVVECDVVKNYGFVHMENEEAGRDAIQKLNSSLVHGQPIKCEAAKSRKGPNTPTTKIFVGNLTDNTKAPQVRELFAKFGTVVECDIVRNYGFVHLEATGDVNDAIKELNGMIVDGQPMKVQVSTSRVRQRPGMGDPEQCYRCGRGGHWSKECPKGGMGGGGPDRNGFRDRMFGRDPYPPPPPPPFLRDRLMGGGRFGVEQDYDSYYDRRGFEDTRDLYERRFSGMTGPRDMGSSSTMRGRDFPPMPPMPAALGMGTMRDSAFSRGNDYGMFSRRSPPPSGNNGRFSRGMYEDFSRDSFEERRPGLRGPSPSRRFAPY